A window of Marmota flaviventris isolate mMarFla1 chromosome 11, mMarFla1.hap1, whole genome shotgun sequence genomic DNA:
tttttgacacCAGATATGGCCTTAATAAGCtgaattttgaaggaaaagaatAGACTTTGACCATAAAATTGCatgcttgaaataaaaaattgttattaaaaatttCTAACAAATGCCAGGTAGAAACTTTTGAAAGTCCAAGACTCTTATTATAAAAGACTGAAGTTTTCTGTGCTTTTCCTATACTTTCAAACAGCTTTTAAGGTCCAGATTGCTTTCTGAAAATCAGGAGACGTTCACATGGCTCTACATTGTTTCTGTACCAGCATATAGTGAAATGGATAATTTCAAAACCATGACTAATTTTTGCTTGTCTTTAAGGTTAGCACTTTATTTGATGTTATTGTGAAGAAAACTTCAATGTCTGTGTTAAGGACATCAGTCTGTGCTCTAATATACTGGCACTTCCCCTGCCTTTCTTTGTGGACTCCTTAGCCAAAGTAGTGTGGCCTCAAAGAACAATAATTGAATGAATTCTCTACACATAGCTGGGCACATGACAGTTGCTCTTTAGCTGCAGAACTTTTTCATGGTAAAAGTGAGCTAGGTTAAAAAATGTGATTCAGACCAAGAAGCCAAAGAAAAGCTTCCTGTTCCATTTTCTTTGAACCAGTTATGTGAATTACAGAACACTCAGGACAAAGTGGAAAAAACTGAACCAGAATATAACCATGAACACACATTACCTCTCATCACAGTGGCCCTGCTACTTAGAGACATTTTTCCAATAGTTGTTAAGCTCGAGCCAATCagataatgttttttttctgcaattGATGAATATCAAACTAGAGAGAGACAGGCAATTTTGTCCTCTTGAGACACATTCATTCCAATCCTTAGCATTCTGTACTTTCTAGCATAAATATGAACTATTATATAGCATGTCCTAGGAAAGACTCCCATATGCAAATGGAACAACTTGACCTTAATCACTACATCTGCTACAACACCCTTGTcccaaattaatataaaatattacccTGGGAAAAGAGTATTcatgtttgttatttatttaaaaataatgacagtgccatctcaaaaataattttcagggagattttagtttttttgactCTTGCACTGATTCTCAGAGTAGTCTGTTACAATTTGGGAAACATCTGGTTTCTCCACTAGAAATAACTTAAGtgtgagattatttttaaaaattctctgttaTTAAAATTGACATGGTACAGGCATGAGAGAGGGATTTGTGGTAGAAAAATTAGTGCATGATTTGGGGAAAGGTGGTGTGTGTAAAACAATTATCACTGAAAAATGAGTTAAGTGTATATAAATCCTTGTTACTGTAGCAGGAATCAGTTGCTCCTCCCACATCCCTGCCCTATCATCTTAACTAAAGAACTCTGATTTTGTTGGGATGAGCCTAATACTAGggaataaatattgatatatcTAATTTAGTCCCTTTTTGACAGTGATTGGTCTAGGCATGTTATCCAGTTTTGGACAATGACACATAAAGAGAAGTCTTTTGGAGATCTGTATGCAAGATATGGGTcctccctgcttccttccttcctgtttaaAATGATATCCTACAGTGTtagaggttttatttatttattttttactcctgtgaacaattttagaagaagaaaagtttatttggaatctcatggattcagaggtcttagtccattggcagcaggctccattccttggggcttgaggtgaggcagaacatcatggcagaagaatatgGTGGAAGGAAGTGGCTTCAGACcaggccaccaggaagcagagagagacttcaaaatatgaaaaatatatgccccaaaggcatgcccccagggacccccctccttcagccacaccctaccagttctcagttaccactcaatcaaTCCCTAttggaattaattcactgatttacATCAAAGCTctgataacccaatcatttcacctttaaactctGATCATtatctcacacttgagcttttaggggacacctaatGCTGAAACCATGACTCCTGCCAAGATGTAATGCTTGTATTTTGGGCAGCCATTTTGTGGCCGTGGGGAACAATTATCACTGGCATAGGTGGAAAtgcagaaagacagaaaaaagccTAGTACCTGGGCCTGACTTCAAAGAGCCTTTGACTAATCCAGGATCAATTCTAGAATTTCTGTGAAATGAATAATTCTATGGTTTGAGCTAACATCTATATAACTTGATAGAAAAGCATTTTTCAATCATTTGTTTTATGgggaatcaataaatatatttagaaaattttaaaagatgacttTTTATGCTTAGCCAGGTTAAAAACCTGCATTaactcatatttttaatattctcccCAATTCTAGCCAGGATATCTGCTGCCATCAACCTACTTCACTCCTAGACCAGTAGGACTGAATAAATCAGAACCAACTGTTAAGACAGATAGCTGAGTTTATGATACCTAGGGCTTGCAATTCAGCAGGTTTGGGGggggcctgagaatttgcatttgtAACATGTTGCCAATAGATAATGATGCTGCTGTTCTGGGGATCATACTTTGGCAACCACTGCCCTAGGCTGTAGGCAGTCACCCCCTAAATCAACCACTCCCTAACTCATTTTATCCTTAATTTCACCCCAGATATTGTAGTCTGGATTTCACTTTCTGACCACAGAATTCTTCTCTAAACATACCAGTAAATTCTTTTAGGGTTTTAATACCATCCACTGTAGTCCATGCTCAATTGTATAAGATTCAGATTTGCTGCTTCCTTTCCTTTGCACATATCATTTGTCCTACTTggattgttatggtttatatattagGTGTCCCGTAAAAGCTCATGCATGAGCCAGTGCAttaaggtttagaggtgaaatgattgggttatgagagccttaatccaatcagtgaattaatccagatagggattaactgaatggtaatgAAAAGCAGGTtaagatgtggctggaggaagtggtcattggggacgtgcctttggggtttatattttatctctggcaagtggagtgtctctctgcttcccagcaccatgttcccagctgccttcctccaccacactcttcgtgtgttgttctgcctcacctcaggccctaaggaatggagtcagccatctttggactgagacctctgaagcatgtgagtccccaaataaaataagtcctttggttacagcagtgaaaaagctgactaaaacagagtgTCCCAAAATCTATGTCACTGGAGTCTTTTTAGGTCTGACACTATGGAGCAGTCTTTTCTCAATTGGTCAAAtcattacttctttctttttatttcatggaaatgAAACATATTATAAGACTCCAAGAGACAGAAGTAGGATAAATCACTTTCCCCTCCTCTACTTCCTGTTACAAGTATGAAACTTTTGTTTGCCCCTCTGCTGGCTTTAAAGTAAGCATCTTAACTCCAGAATGATCCTGATCCAGAGATGAATGCTTACTCAGTCTGCAGAGGACAGAGAAAGGTTACCCAAGCTTGCAGCTGAGCTTCTGGAAGCAAACTGGTAACCCTCCCAACAGTGAGCAGCTGCTCTGCCCTCAGACTAATTTTTTTCTGGGCAGAAATTATGAGCTCACAGAAATCACCAATCATAAATCTCTCATTTCACTGGTACAAAAAAGCATGGCTTGTATATAAACGAGCCATAATCAAGGATTTTGCAGAGTGTGCACAATCTCCTCCCTCCTTGTAGGCGTGCTTCCTATCTCTGGAAAAGAGGTCACAAATCCAAGTCCATCATGCTCAAGAACAACATGCAAGCATCACACTCAAATCAAATTTCATCCACACACAAAATTACCTCCATGTTTGCAAAATCATAAGACAAGCTCTCAGTCTTTCCtttgatttatatgtggtttCATGTGTTGCAAGATTGGTCCCCAATGTGGCAATGTTAAGAGATGGTGAGACTGTTAGGAATTGAAGCCTAGTGGGAGGTCAGTTGGGGGTGCTGCCCCAGAAGGGATTGAGATAGTTCTCATGGGAGCCTGTTAGTTTTCTAAAgagggttgttataaaaagagcaagtcTGGCCTCTCCTCCcattctggcttcctgtcttgccatgtgctctctccctctttcacaGGGTCACACTGTGATGCCATCTGCCTTAATATGATGCAGCAAGGAAGGCCCTAGCTAGAGCTGGCACCATGctatttggacttttttttttaatgatgagctaaataaacctcttttatttttaaagaacccaTCTTCAAGGGGTTTGTTACACTAATAGAAAATGGACTAGTACAATTGTCATGCTTTCTTGACCTATCTGCAGCATTTGACATGGAGattatgaagtttttaaaaacagcaaagaaGCTAACCAGAATGAGCACAAGAGAGATATAGGATGGGTTTGGAGAAAGAGGCAGATCATGGACAGTTTTATTAAGCCTGGGTTAGTAATTTGGATTTTGAAGCTATGAGCAAGTGCCTGTGAAGATTAGAGGCAAGTAAGAGTAGATAAAAGCATGCACAGGGAAACTGGTGGTATCCCAAGCAAGGAATGCTGAGTACCCAGATCAGGGAGGTGGCAATGGGGatagaaagagggagaaaatttgagaaatattttataagaagcCTTTATAGGATTTGAAGACAGAATAAATGTAGTGAGGAGAttaaatacaaaagagaaaaaaagattaccTGGTTTTGGTTTGAACAACTGGGTGAATGGTGGTGCCTCTTTCAGAAATTTGGATGAAGGGAACAGATGTGAAGATTATATAGAACATCAGTAGCATGTCAAATTTAACATCTAAATTGAGGTGCCAGGTTATCAATGAATGTACAGTTTAGACAAATGGCCAGGTCTAGAATTATCAATTTGTGAATTAGTTGCTTAAGGTAATTAAGAGAACTACATACTGTATAACATACataggaaggaaaggggaaggaaggaagccaaAGACTTATTCTGGAGCTACTCTAGTAATATAAAGTCCTGATCTAGAGGGAGAAGCCAATGAAAGAAACTCAGAAGAAATAGCCTTCAGGTTGGAAAGAAGATAAATACtatgcaaataaacaaatatatcaatAGTTTTGGAAGCCAGGATAATCAATATTAAAGAAGgataaaacaaaataggaaaaggaaagcaaGAACCCTTGGTTTCGGATTATTGGATTGGAATTTAAGATATCACAATGAACTTATAAAAGGGCCTAGCAAACAGTGGTATCCCCATAACAATGAACATACTTAGCACACAGATTTGAGATTCAACAAACATTCCCCACATAAAAAGGAGGGTAGGTAGAGAAATTACTGGTTCTAGAACAGGAAAAGTATGTAAGTCTGGAATATCTTGTTGagtcagaaaataagaaaatgtcaaaaagaaaaaaaaatggcatgagACATACCTAAAACCACAAACACTGCTTGAAAGGATAACACCTTAACCAAGTGTACAAAGCTAATATCATGCAGTAATTAGATAACCTGAGAGCCTATGTCTTCTGATTATAAGGcactgaaaagaataaaacatccTGTAGGGTGTCCATACCCTGTTCCATgtacaaattgaaaataattatgggGAAACAGCATATAACCCAATTTGAGACATTCATTACAAAATAAATCGACCCATACTATTAAAAAATGTCAATGttataataaacaaagaaagattAAGAAATTGTTACAAATTATAGGGgactaaagaaatacaaaagctaaagaaaatgtgtaatTCTGGATTGGATCATGGATCAGGAAAAAATATGCTATAAAAGACATTATTTGCAAAATTTGAATAATATCCATTGGATAATAGTAATGTTTAAATGctaaatttcctgattttaaaaattatactgtgGCTATATAAGGGAATCTGCTTGTCCTTCAGAAGCATTTAAGGGTAAAGGCAGAAAATGTCTGTAACTTACTCTCAAatggttaaggaaaaaaaaagtctgtgtgtGAATGTGgatgtgtgtatttatacaatAACAGTTTGTGAATTTGGATGGAGAGTATATAGGACTTCTTTGTCATGTTCTTCCAACtgttatgtattttaaagttgCCAAACCAAAAGTTTAGTAAGAAAAAGCtaagagaaaggcagagaaatATACTTTGGATTTAGCAATATATAGGTCACTAATGATTTTGATACATAGTTTAGAAGCTCAGCCATGAAATCATGGCCTCTGACATCTTTCTaactaaatattttacaatatttgtcCTACTGtgagttaaatttttaattatattctctaactggatcattggtatatttttaatgtttttattccaCAAACTATGACCAATGCCatgaaataagaaacagaagATATAAAACAAcaggaaacaaataaaactatGATTATTTACAAGTCATACACCTAGTAAATCCCCCAAAACACATTTGGTATagtttagaataaataaatcttcagtaaaacagagaaaacagtgatgatgataataataatgccaTTATTGCCAAGGAAATAAAAGACTTGTACACTGAAAatacaaaacactgatgaaagaaattaaaaagatacaaataaatggaaagatttagtgttcatggattggaagaattaatactgttaaaCTATCCATACTACTCTCaagtgatctatagattcaatataATCTCAATCAAACTTCTAATAACattttttgcagaaatagaaaaaataatcctaaatatGTATTAAACCATAAAAGACTATGCATATCCAAAGCAATCTTAAACAAAAGCAGAGGTAGCTCACTGCCTGACTTTCAAATACACTACAGCACTACAGGAATTGAAACAGCACATGCTGCCATAAAGCCAGACACACAGACCCATGGAACAAAAGAGAGAGCCCAGAAGGAAATCTCCATACTCATGGCCAATTGGCTTTTGACCAAGCTGCCAAGAACATGCCATAGGGAAAGTGCAGTGTTTGCGCTATTGGGACAACTGGATAGCTACATACACAGCAATGAGattagaccctgtctctcaccatagacaaaaaacaactcaaaatgaattaaagatatAAGTCCTGAAACTAAAACTACTAGGTGAAAACACAGGGGGAAAGTTCCATGGCATTGGTTTGGGCAACGACTTTTTTTTATATGACTTCTAAAGcaaaggcaacaaaagcaaaaacagacaaacaggGTTATAATAGTCTCAGAGGAAACAATCAGCAGAGGgcagagacaacctacagaatgagagaaaactaTTTGTAAACCATACATCTGATAAGGAGtttatttccaaaatacattGGAGCTCAAATGACTGAATAGCAAGCAaacaacctgatttaaaaataggcagttgggctaggcatggtggtacacgcctgtaatcccagagacggttataaggattgcaaattcaagaccaacctgggcaatctgtttcaaaatagaaatttagaaggactgggggtgtagtttaGGGGCAGAGTActcctgagttaaatctccagtcacacacacacacacatacacacacacacacacaaacatacacacacacagataggcAAATGACCTCAATAGACATTTCTTTAAAGAGGTCAtacaaacatttataaaaaatgctaaatatcaTTAATTGTTAGgtgaatgcaaattaaaaccacactgaatTACTATATCACACCTGCTAgaatggctactatcaaaaagaaaaagaaaacaaatcttaatGAAAAGGAACCTTTTCACACTGAGACTGTAAAttaaaaaacagtatggaggtttcttgaatttttaaaaataaaactagcatATGAACAGCATTCCAACTACTGGgtatatttccaaagaaaatgaaatacatttttgaagAGATATCTGTAGATAGAGATACTACACAGGAATCAAATGTTAATCAATGGATGAATGTATAAAgcaaatataatacatatacacaatggaatacttttAGAtctcaaaaagaaggaaatcctgtcatttgcaagaaCATGGATGAACATGAAGGATGTTATGTAAActaaaataagccaagcacagcaAGAAAAAttctgcatgatctcatttatatgtggaattGAAAAAGTTAAACTCAGAAGCAAAGAGTAGAATGGGTAGTTACCAGGGGCTGGGATGGGGGAGTGGTTGGGAAGATATTGGTCAAAGTATACACAATGTCATCTAGATAAGAGGAATGAATTCAAGGAACCTATTTATAATAGATTTAAATCACATGGTGATCATCAGCTGATAACAATGTGTTATATTTTGAACATCACTAAGAGTAGATtttgttctcaccacaaaaaatgaGGATGTGAGATAATGCATACATTAATTAGTTCTACTGAGCACCCCACAATGTGTACTATCTTATGACATCATGTTGTACCAAAGTATAGGTAATCTTGCCAATAAAAAttaccaattaatttttttaaataactctcAGATTCCTTTACAATGTCAACTGAAATTATCACTTGATTTCCCTTTGGGGACCTATCAATACATTACATTATGTTATCAATTCTCAAATGTCAAGCATCCTTGCTTTTGTCCCTAGAATAAATCTGACTCAATTGGATCGGTATTTTAGTTGGTCTTTTAATGTATGGTTTCTAGGTTCTTTGTTTAGGAATCTGTTACgtatattataaataacattggcccacaatttttatgaaaatattatgaacTAGAGAGAAATTATAATGCTTTATTTCAGCATTGTGTTGTGCTGGCTTCATAACAATTTTCATAGCTTAAGAATCTGTGTATTTTAAAGCTAAAAGGCTTGACACAGGGAATTATCTGGGCTCAGaacattatatttttagttcatttgaGATATCTTCCTTGGtattggttttctattttttcttaagttaattttagctatttaaattttcctctgaaattgttcatcacatatgtaaatatatacataaaattatccTGGCATTTGCATAAGGGGCTACCTACATATTTTTAGGTATAATGTATCAAGGCTACACTTTCTCTCTCAGAAGTTATGATCTTAACATGTTCACGCGTAAGGATCCATCAGAGCATGAACAAAACCCTGGCAGCCTCAAACAATCATGCACAATAAGGACAGTGGCCCAGTTTCTGGCTGGTGTGGAATTTGTATGTCTAAACCAGGCCAAGTTGAGATTGCAGAGGAAGATTGAACCCTATTCCTCCTGGCTTCCTCAAGGTGGAGCTGTTTCAGAAGGTAAAGACTCAATTACCGCCCAGCCGGCTTTCGGGAAGTTAGACCAACAGAGGCGTTGTCAGACGGCTTGGGCATCTGCCCTCTGCCGGCCCCAACGAACCCAAAGCAGTGTTTCACGACGAGGTGGAGATGGAGGACTTCCAACATGATGAGGACTCCGAAACGTATTTCTACCCCTGTCCATGTGGGGATAACTTTTCCATCACCAAGGAAGATTTGGAGAATGGGGAAGACGTGGCAACGTGTCCTAGCTGCTCTCTCATTATAAAAGTGATTTATGACAAAGATCAATTTATGTGTGGAGAAACAGTCCCGGCCCCTTCATCCAACAAAGAATTAGTTAAATGCTGAAGAAACCTTCAGGAATCCACATCCTGAACAGTTGAGAATGAGCCCAGGTAGAAATATCAAACGCAGAGTAACTGATTTTTTTCACGGGGACAACTGTTTTGTGGTTTGCCATTCTGTTAGCGTGTGGATCTTTTCACCAACTGCTGAGTTCATCTTCAAATAGAAAAGTGAGCACCAGATAGGTCATACCTGGATTTCATGTTTAGAATGTTGAATCGGAAGCATTCTTAATTATCCATCTGAAtttaaatgaagataattttacATCAGTGCTTTCTTTCCCttataccttaaacctaattcagTATCTGATAACAGCATCATCTACCTCAGTCATTAGGATTTCTTagtttaaaagatatatttttaattagttaccaATATGGTTAAAATTAGCCCTTTCTTTGAAATTTGACATCAGCTTTATTACTCTAACTTAAAATTTGTTGCTTCATCAGTACTGCACTTCCAGTTCCCTCACCAAGCCAGTCTCCCCAGTCTTGCTATTATTAGAATGTTCAGGTTCTGTTTAGCATGTTTTTTCTGTTACACTTCATGCACAGAGTTCTATTGTGGTAGTGAATAAGGAAGGTTAgtgaataaggaagaaaaatctatAGTGAAATGATTGAAGAAGTGTCCTTATGTTCCTTAAAAATCatgacaagattaaaaaaaaaaaaatcagaaggaagCAAAGTTGTTAACAATGAGAGGAGTTAAACATGCCAAATTAGTAAATGAATGCTTTAATTATTTTACCAGATCAAagcatatattttgatttttgtttattttctgataaaaCTAATGAAATTGCATTTCATAGAGAGGTTAATGCCAAGTCTCTGTGGCTAGTTCCAGTGTTTTTAGCCTATCACAGTATTGTGTCACTACACCTAAAAAGTAAAGCATCTACAATAGAGAATGAACTTAAAAATGGGAGGCCTGTTCTGAATAAATATGTCCGTGTGGACACATCTAAACCAAACATGCACTCCTACAGAGAAATGTTGCTAGGGAGTAAGAGAAATATATGAAGATAGACTATTAGTCTTCCTTTGCTAGAGTGCTGAGAGTAGCAAGAAATTAGAATCacaagaaaattggaaaaaatttcCATTATAAACACAACTTTGCTGTCTGTATGAAAATGCACTGATACCTGGCAAGTTGTTTTAGGTATGGCTCCTGCAATTAGAAAAGCTTCTTAGAGTATGAGTGTTCTATACTGGTTGATAAATAAACTACACACAATCTTTGgaagtttaaattaaaacaagtggacttaaaaaaaaatatggtagtAGCATGGCTGTATGCAACCATTAGGCTGAGACACataataaatcaaaaattatATGCTAGATATACTTCGTACATTATATGGCATATTTGTGACATGATGAGAAGTCTCACTGCTGCTTAGAACACTGTTAGCCCAGAAGTAATCCACACAACTTTGAAAAGCAAAGTGACTGCTCAAATGAACAGAGCAGGATACAAGTTAACTCTAGTGGGCAGTGACCTGCAAAGAGAAATGAACTCT
This region includes:
- the LOC114097879 gene encoding diphthamide biosynthesis protein 3-like, yielding MFTRKDPSEHEQNPGSLKQSCTIRTVAQFLAGVEFVCLNQAKLRLQRKIEPYSSWLPQGGAVSEAVFHDEVEMEDFQHDEDSETYFYPCPCGDNFSITKEDLENGEDVATCPSCSLIIKVIYDKDQFMCGETVPAPSSNKELVKC